Below is a genomic region from Gemmatimonas sp..
GAAGCCGTCCGGCGTCCGTGGGGCGCTCAGCGCCTTGGCAATACCGAACTCTGTCACCACGGCCGTGCCGCCCGACAACAGAATGTTTTCCGGCTTGATATCGCGATGTACCACGCCCTGACCGTGCGCGTAGGCCAGTGCGCCGGCGACGTCGCGCAGGATACCGACTGCCTGGGGCACCGTGAGGCGAACGCCGGTGAGCAGACGTGCACGCAGCGACTCGCCAGTCACGAACGGCATCGTGTAGTACGGCTGCGCGTTCGAGTGACCGGAATCGATCACTGGTACGATGTTCGCCTGCTACAGCCGCGCGGCCAACCTGACTTCCCGAACGAAGCGCCCGGCACTCACACCTTCGGCCAGATCGGGCGCGATGACTTTCACGACGATCTCGCGGCCCAGAGCCTCGTCGCGCGCCACGAACACACGCGACATGCCCCCACCAGCGAGCTCGCGCTCGAGGGTGTACCCGCCGCCTAGGGTCTGCTGCAGCTGGTCGCGCAGATCACCCACGCAGGAACTCAGGACGACGGGGGAAACACGGCATCGACGGCCCGGCGGAATGACGGAGGATCGATAGCCGGAAACCGAAACAGCTCGGGCTCCATGCGCGCAAACTGCGCGCGGACCTCGGCTTCGCTGATCAGGCCGTGTGCCTGCATCGCCTGCACATCGGCCAGGTCGCGCGCATGACCGCGCTCGATCTTGGCGAGTGCCTGCGCAACAAAATCGAAATGTCGGAACGTGACGCGACCGATGCGGCCTATCACGGGGCTGCGCTGCTCCCATCCCGTGGGAACGGGAATGAATAGATCGGGAGACGCCAGCTCGACGTTGAGGTGCAGCTGCTCCTTGAGCAGCGGA
It encodes:
- a CDS encoding DUF6036 family nucleotidyltransferase, whose protein sequence is MREVADRERIGAFMTALARHATTDVEVFLVGGTSAVLVGWRTTTIDVDLVMRPESDAMLRAIPLLKEQLHLNVELASPDLFIPVPTGWEQRSPVIGRIGRVTFRHFDFVAQALAKIERGHARDLADVQAMQAHGLISEAEVRAQFARMEPELFRFPAIDPPSFRRAVDAVFPPSS